The Aspergillus flavus chromosome 6, complete sequence nucleotide sequence GGGGTTGATCTGCAATAAACCAATCATCATGCTGTTCGCAGGCTTGCAGCCTCAGCTGGGCTTCGCCTCTCCTGGTCGGAAAGATGTGGAAGGTGCGGAGGACCATGACTGCTTCCCGCCCACGCCTGGAGTCTCCTAGACATAGAAGGCGGTCTATACACTGGAAAATGGAACTGATACGGTGCAGCGAGTAAGAAGACGATATTTGCTTGGCCTCACTGATAAGTGCGGCCAAAGCGACGTCACCCATGACCCATCGGAAGGTGTCCAGAACACGAAATTGGACTGTAGCCAACTAAAATGTTAGGGAAGAAATGGATTGAACTGTCGACTCTCCACACACAAGAGCCCTGAGGGCTGAAGACTCCACTGGTTGATTTAGTCAGCCGCATTGAATTTCGGACAggttgttttgtttttgcttttttttcgCCCCTCTTTCTGGAACCGAGCATCAGCCTCACCTCCATATAACCAGATTCCCTTGCACTTAGATTTGCATCTCTTGAACCAGGGAATGCAATTATGCTAGTCCCGCCTCAAAAGGCTTAATCCCTATCAATACGCCcatgttggtgttggtcgAATACATCGAACCGCTGCCTGGATGTCTCAAGACCCTTTCCAAGCGTAGTCTATTGAGAATAGCCCTCATCCTGAGATACAGAAAAGTCAGATTCTTAtattttgctttccttttattctcttatctttctgcttctccattcATCAAAGTCAGTGTTACTCCCCGAACCCCGGCCAATGTTTGGCTACCTTCAATCCGTATTGCCCATCGCATCATAGTCGGTGGGGGTAGCAGCAGCTTTAGGGCTAAGGCAACACGTGCTGCAAAACAATTGGTCAATGATGGGCTTAAATGCAGGATCCCCTCATTTTCACGCTGGTTGCAGCTGGAGGTCAATCCAGTCATCTGATTGGCTAATTGAACCAGAGGAAGGTGAACATAGGAGGTTGCTGTATGTATAAGGTACGGAAGAGCAAGGGAAAGGGACCACACCATATTGTGACTTTTGGAGGCAGGACCCAGTCCCTCCCATTTGTGGTGCTACTGCACCATGCTAGGACAGAAGTATTGGCTGGACACACATTGCTCGACAGAAGTTAAACTGTTCAAGACAGCATTTTTGATAGAAAATATATGATGGTAAGTTGATGAGTgtagaattatataactCTTATGAAGGATTGATAGATGCAAGCTCTTTGTATAGAAGACGTTAAATCATTCTCTTTGATCAATAACTTATACAGAATTAACCGGATCTGACTTAGACTATCGGtgactatatataatttatttatacttagACTGCTATATTTTAAGTTGACgttaaaaaataaaggaaagcGTGCTATAATCGCGTCTGCACTCTTCGCCCTTTACTTAGAATCTGGCCTAATTTgtatgatatatataatgcTATACGTACCCTTACGGATAAAGGAGTTCCAATAAGGTCTAATGTACTAATACCCTGTGATATCTATTCAAAAGGTCCATAACTAGAGATATTGGCCATTCATCATAACTATTAAATGAACGTAGCTTTACTTCACAAGTTAGACAGACTATCACTTCATGGCGTGTGTTCCACCGTCTGTAAAGACAGGATGCAATAATTAGCCAGATTAAAGGTAACCAGGAATCATTTTTTGGTCATTCACAATCCACGTGAGGCTATTCACATCGAGGGAAATATGATCCGACAAGTTAATTCCCTGGCGTCCGCTAGCTCCTTTATATTCTCCGTTATCCATAGAAAGCGCGGCGGTCAACAAGGAAACGTAAATATCCTCCCCGACCAGCACAACACAACATATCTCAGCTGAGCAGTGGAACAGGCATGATTGGGTTTGTTACTACTCATTGGTAGAGGTGGGATATACATGAAGCTCGCAACAATAGTCAAGTACctaaagaaatatatcttgaAGGTGCCAACTACGCGAAGTGACGCGTCCAGCATCTTTAGGATGATAAATGAACACTTCACAATAGTCAGACAAGCCTCAAAGAAGCTCCATTTCAACTCTTAGTGGATAGCCCCGCCCTCAGCACCCCCTACTCCCTCAACGTTACCTCGAGGAGTTGATATACCCAGTACCCAGGGCCAAACCTCTTTACAAAAGCTCAGACACCATCAGTCAGAAAAATGGATGAGGATTAATCCCAGCAGTCATAGTCTGCAATACATCCCAATGTTCCACaatcttcaactcctcgaaACGATACATATCCATAACCGCCGTATCATTCTGCCCTGGCGTAACAGACTTCACATGAACAAGTCCGTAGTCACCCCCGACGAAGGTCTGGTGTATTTCAAAGACCATCCCATCCGTCGAGTACAACGGGGTTAGAGCTTCAATAGCAGCTTGTCTTCCATCCAGGATGTTCGGGTTATGTTGGGTGTAGTTTTCAACGACGTATTTGTTGAATGCTTCCCcgactttcttttcggtgTAGAATATGTGGGAAAAGTCCTCGAGGATGGCTTGTCGTTTATTTTGTAGAGCATATTGGTTGTCCTCGGTTGTGGAAGGTGAATGATGTCCTTGTATATAAGCGGCACAGGTAAGACCGAGGAGCGTGCTGGCGAACAAGGAAAAGCGGAGCGGAGACATATTGTCGAtgattattaatattctcAACTATAATGTATAGATGAGGGAGGCTGTCGAATGGGGCACTCCAATTATATATAAGCATTCCTATACCGTTCAACTCCCCCACATACCGATGCAAAGAGTCAGAATTCGGAACGGCTCGGGGTAGTCGGGGCCACCTCCCGAATGCAACAGCAGCCTAGTCCGAATATGCACATTAAAtagatgatgacgaagagcaCATAAACCGGCGACAAGAAGAATACATGAGGGTTCATTATTATTCAGCATGATTTGCGCGGATCAGCGTACAGCGGTTACTAGAGGAGGACGTGCCTCAACGGTTGGGAGCCGTCCTCGCAGGTACATCGATCTGACCCAGCTGCTTTGAAGTTGTATAGGACGGGGCATAGTCCTATCTGGCGCATGTGCATTTGGAGAACAAGCGCCGCATGGAGCTTTTGAAGTCCCCTCCAAAGCTCTAGGATTGCTTGTCTGGTCCCCCAGATATTCTGTGCGTCGGTGTGCTGTTATGGCCATTGCATCTGCGATCCTGATTTTGCTGCGTGTATGAGAAAGACTGTGATATCCTGCCCAAAATTTCAAAtgttgctgctgcagagAAGACTTCGTCTGTGATTATGATCTCGTTACCTTTTCGTCTGAGAAGCACCTCCATGATGTCTAGCCCATTGTATTTATTTGATGCTGCTGCACAAAGGACTTTCTCTGTGATTATGATTTCGTTGCCTTTTTGTTCGAGAAGTATCTCCATGATGTCTACCCCATTGTAATTATTTGATGCTGCTCTACAGAGGACTTTCTCTGTAATTATGATTTTGCTGCCTTTTTGTTCGAGAAGCACCTTCATGATGTCCTGCCCATAGGTTCTATTTAATGCTGCTGCACAGAGGACTTTCTCTGTGATTATGATTTCGTTGCCTTTTTGTTCGAGAAGCACCTTCATGATGTCCTGCCCATAGGTTCTATTTGATGCTGCTGCACGGAGGACGTCCTCTGTGATTATTATTTCGTTGCCTTTTTGTTCGAGAAGCACCACCATGATGTCTAGTCCCTTATATACATCTGATGCTGCTGCACAGAGGACTTTCTCGCTGATTACGATTTCGTTGCCCTgttcttggagaagaagctgtaTGAATTGCACTCCAAAAGAGGTGTTTGATATAGCTGCGCATAGAACTTCATCTGTGATTTGTATCCCCTTGCCTCGTtgctggagaagaagctttaTGAATTTCGACCCGAATGGTGCCCCTGATACATAAGTTGATTGAAGAATATTCTCTGTCGCCTGGGCCTGATACTGTTGTTCCTGAACATGAGTCATTGCAGCTTCCACAACATTCTTAGGAGGGTTTAGCAAGGCGATGAGCACGGGATCTGTGATCTTGAACTCATTGCATCGTtggtgaagaaagaaattcaCTGTAGCTGGCCAACAGTCGGCGTTTTTAATTATTGTGGTCAGTAAGTCCGCCATGACCTCAATGTTGTAACCCCTACGCTGGAGAACGTGCTCCAAGTTCTTCAAATGGTCCCAAACCTTTATTGTACCAATGTCCACTCCGTTATCCCTTCCAGCTTTGTCTCCAAGACCTGTGCTCATGGCGATTCTGGTTGCATGTGCAGCAGCTGTAATGTTCGCCTCTGAAATCCCAAAGCAGCGTCTTTCGAGAACCTTTTCCAAGTCTTCTAGGTCCGGAGATTCCATATA carries:
- a CDS encoding heterokaryon incompatibility protein-domain-containing protein — encoded protein: MDSFKYEPLDLDGPAFRLVRLCHGDGPDIHCELFQVWLYPEQSAISYEALSYTWGSTEIVESVQMNGKILGVTLNLYLALQHLRLQDEDRILWVDGICIDQANHKERGHQVRHMGDIYKQAERVIFWLGQPTYDTNVVLDSLHQLQKESTGYACRTWELTDPRWADLWSSVQPRLKDKYPDLRTRQRQGLEELLSRPWFRRVWILQEVANARAGLVCCGQKSVSAHIFPLAPLLIDIIPNTQSQAVLDIMPGPSRNGTWWNMNQDLYTLLQKFSASEARLPRDRVFALLGLSSDARDTDMLRPDYENSEKDVIHDVVYFLFDEHIYHSQRSRFNTLQDLIMNLEALNTLFLQYYMESPDLEDLEKVLERRCFGISEANITAAAHATRIAMSTGLGDKAGRDNGVDIGTIKVWDHLKNLEHVLQRRGYNIEVMADLLTTIIKNADCWPATVNFFLHQRCNEFKITDPVLIALLNPPKNVVEAAMTHVQEQQYQAQATENILQSTYVSGAPFGSKFIKLLLQQRGKGIQITDEVLCAAISNTSFGVQFIQLLLQEQGNEIVISEKVLCAAASDVYKGLDIMVVLLEQKGNEIIITEDVLRAAASNRTYGQDIMKVLLEQKGNEIIITEKVLCAAALNRTYGQDIMKVLLEQKGSKIIITEKVLCRAASNNYNGVDIMEILLEQKGNEIIITEKVLCAAASNKYNGLDIMEVLLRRKVGEAFNKYVVENYTQHNPNILDGRQAAIEALTPLYSTDGMVFEIHQTFVGGDYGLVHVKSVTPGQNDTAVMDMYRFEELKIVEHWDVLQTMTAGINPHPFF